The following coding sequences lie in one Arachis hypogaea cultivar Tifrunner chromosome 9, arahy.Tifrunner.gnm2.J5K5, whole genome shotgun sequence genomic window:
- the LOC112712883 gene encoding phospholipase A(1) DAD1, chloroplastic, with the protein MRLALTIRASSSSFSISNPIITLSQDESNTPTLPFNRCTTHSWSQLKPTSSANYMSPKLGPKWKQYQGINHWQDLLDPLDDNLRWEILRYGHFVDAAYRSFDFDPSSPTYATCRHPKSSLLNRCGIASSGYKLTKNLRATCGIHLPTWADKISSWACSRSSWIGYIAVCEHKKEIIRLGRRDVVIAFRGTATCLEWLENLRATLTNLADQVDGKDDIGPMVQKGFLSLYTSKTPKQASLQEMVREEIGRVIKSYGNEPLSLTLTGHSLGAALAILSAYDITTTFENPPMVTVVSFGGPRVGNKRFRRILEQNGIKILRIVNPDDVFTRVPGFAVSNDNDVADNEDVHVARLLGWLHRRVEDMQLVYADVGQELRLSSKDLPYLKQGDVATCHDLKTYLHLVKSFVSSSCGPCTQKTINDMWPKAWL; encoded by the coding sequence ATGAGGCTTGCTCTTACTATAAGAGCATCATCCTCCTCTTTTTCCATATCCAACCCCATTATCACTTTGTCACAAGATGAATCAAACACACCAACATTACCTTTTAACCGTTGTACCACACACTCATGGTCTCAACTTAAACCTACCTCATCAGCCAACTACATGTCCCCAAAACTTGGTCCCAAATGGAAGCAATACCAAGGAATCAACCACTGGCAAGACTTGCTTGATCCCCTTGATGATAACCTACGTTGGGAAATATTAAGATATGGACACTTTGTAGATGCAGCCTATCGTTCTTTTGACTTTGACCCTTCTTCTCCGACTTATGCCACGTGTCGTCATCCCAAAAGCTCGCTCTTAAATCGATGTGGAATTGCGAGCTCAGGATACAAATTAACTAAGAATTTACGCGCCACGTGTGGGATTCACCTGCCAACATGGGCAGATAAAATATCTAGTTGGGCATGTAGCCGGTCTAGTTGGATCGGTTACATAGCCGTATGTGAACACAAAAAGGAAATTATCCGGCTCGGCCGACGTGACGTGGTCATCGCATTTCGAGGAACGGCTACGTGCTTGGAGTGGCTGGAAAACCTACGTGCGACGTTAACTAACTTGGCTGATCAAGTGGATGGAAAAGACGATATTGGCCCTATGGTGCAAAAAGGGTTTCTAAGTCTGTACACGTCAAAAACCCCCAAGCAAGCGAGTTTGCAAGAGATGGTAAGAGAAGAGATTGGGAGAGTTATCAAATCCTATGGCAATGAACCACTTAGCCTCACCCTCACAGGTCATAGCCTTGGAGCCGCGCTTGCAATCCTAAGTGCGTATGATATAACCACCACCTTTGAGAATCCACCAATGGTGACGGTTGTTTCCTTCGGTGGGCCCCGCGTGGGAAACAAAAGATTTAGGAGAATATTGGAACAGAATGGGATCAAGATACTGAGAATAGTGAACCCTGACGATGTTTTCACAAGAGTTCCAGGGTTTGCTGTGAGTAATGACAATGACGTGGCGGACAATGAAGATGTCCACGTGGCAAGATTATTAGGGTGGCTACATAGGCGTGTAGAGGACATGCAGTTGGTTTATGCTGATGTTGGACAAGAGCTAAGGTTGAGTAGTAAGGATTTACCCTATTTAAAGCAAGGAGATGTTGCCACGTGTCATGATCTGAAGACATACCTGCACTTGGTAAAAAGTTTTGTAAGCTCCTCGTGCGGCCCTTGCACACAGAAAACAATCAACGACATGTGGCCGAAGGCTTGGCTGTAA